The following is a genomic window from bacterium.
CGGGGGCGACGTCGTCCGGCAGTCCACGGCGTCCCATCGGACCGAAGGCGGCGTCGAAGGTCGGGGCGTCGCTTGCGCTCGCGATGCTCGGCGGCGAGGCGACGCCGAACGCGTCCGCGTGCATCTCGGCGCTGCCTGCGCGGGGGCAGAGTACGTTCGCCCGGACTCCGTACATCCCGTTCTCGAGCGCGGTCACCTTCGTCAACCCGACGAGGCCGAACTTGGAAGCGGTATAGGCCCCCGTCGTCGTCGTGCCGGAGAGGGAGTCGGTCGACCCGACGTTCACGATCGCGGCGTCACCGGTCTCTGACGCGGCGGCGCGCAGGCGGGACAGCGCCGCGCGGGTGCCCAGGAAGGGACCGACGGTGTTCACGCGGAGCACGCGTTCGAAGTCGGCCTGACTCGTCGCCTCCAGGGGCTGGAGGACGAGGATCGCGGCGTTGTTCACCAGGACATCGAAGCGGCCTTCCTGCGCGTCGATCTCCTCGAGGGTCGCGTTCCACTCGGCCTCGCTCGTCACGTCGAGGCGCCGGTAGCGCGCCGCCTCGCCGAGCTCGGCCGCGACCTTCTCGCCGAGCTCGTCGAGGACGTCGCTCAGGATCACCCGCGCCCCGGCCGCCACGAAATGGCGGGCGATGGCTTCGCCGGTGCCCCGGGCGGCGCCGGTGACGAGGGCGACCTTGCCTTCGAGACGGAAGGGATGCTCGTTCATGTGGACTCCTTCGGGCGCGCTCGGTCGGGGACTCGCTCGCTCGCCGTCAGTCGGCGAGGACTTCACCCTTCGCGAGGCGGTGCTTCTGGACCTTGCCCAGGGCGTTGCGCGGCAGCGCTTCGACCGGGTGCAGGGCGCGGGGGTGCTTGAAGGGGGCGAGGGCATCGCCGATCGCCGCCCGCAGATCCGCCAGCTCGACCGGTGCCGTGAGGACGGCGTAGGCCTCGACGCGCTCTCCCCATTCCGGGTCGGGCTCGCCCACGACGGCGACGTCCTCGATCTCCGGCCGCGTTCGCAGCACGTCCTCGATCTCCCGCGGATAGACGTTGTACCCGCCGCTGATGATCAGCTCCTTCGCACGACCGACGATCGAGACGTAACCGTCGTCGTCGACGGCGCCGAGATCGCCGGTGCGGAACCAGCCGTCGTCGGTGAACGCGTCGGCGTTGGCGTCGGGGCGTTGCCAGTAGCCGGAGAAGACGTTCGGTCCGCGGACCTGGATCTCCGCCGGCTCGCCTTCGAGGCGGAGCTCGACGCCGGGCAGGGGGAGCCCGACGGTCCCCGCGCGTCGCTCGGCGTCGTGGGGGTTCGAAACGAGCATCAGCGTTTCGGTCATCCCGTAGCGCTCGAGGACGCGCTGGCCCGAGACGCGCTCGATCTCTTCGTGGAGCGCAGCGGGTAGGGCCGCCGAGCCCGATACGCAGAGCCGGAGCCGGGCCAGCGCCTTCGCCTCGGGGTGGCTCGCCAGTCGGTGGTACATCGTCGGCACGCCGAAGAAGAGCGTCGCCTCCCGCTCTTCGATCTCCTCGAGGATCTCGTCCGGGCGGAAGCCGCGGTAGAGCACGGCGGAGCTGCCGTTGTAGAGCGTGCCGTGCAGGCCGACGCCGAGCCCGTGCATGTGGAAGAGCGGGAGCGCCAGGAGAAGGCGATCCGCCTCCGTCCAGCGCCAGGCCAGGCGGAGCCCCTCGGCGCTCGCGAGGCAGTTCGCGTGCGAGAGGACCGCGCCCTTCGGTCGGCCGGTGGTGCCGGACGTGTAACAGACGAGCGCCGGGGAATCGGGCGTTTCCGCGTCGAGCTCCGGGATCGGGCCGTCGGGGATCTCGAGGGTCGGGTCGAGCCGCGCCAGATCCGGCGCGAGCTCGGCGATCGCGGATCGCTTCGCGGGATCGTCGACGATTGCGGCGCGCGGACCGGCGTCCTCGATCACGTGGGCCAGCTCCCGGGGGCCGTAGGCGGTGTTCGTCGGGATGACGACGAGACCGAGACGGAGAGCGGCGACGTAGCTCGTGACGAGGTCCGCCGAGCTCTCCGCCGAGAGGAGGATCCGATCCCCGGACTGCAGGCCGAGGGCGGCGAGGCGGCCGGCCCGGGTGGCGGACTCCGCCGCGAGATCGCCGCGCGAGAGCCAGCCCCGGTCCGGATCGTGGATCACCTTGGTGTCGGGGCGCGCGCGCCAGTGACGGGCCCAGGCCGCGGTCAGGCAGGAAGCCCCGCCCGCCGTCGGGTCGAAGCGGGCGTCCGCCGGGACGTGGATCGAGGGCACGGTCATCGGTACGAGGCTCCCGGTCGGCGGCGCGAGGCCGTGGGCGAACGGGGAGGGTATCCGAGTCCGGGGGCGAAGCGCGCGGGGCCGAAGCCGATCGCGTGGCGCCGATGGTTCGCGGCGCGGCCGGCAAGCTGAAGGGCCCGGGGCGAGCCCCGGGCCCTTGCACCTGGTAGGAGGTCGCTCTCCGGCGAGCGAGTGATTCGCGACCCACCCGGGCCACGAATGCCGGAGAACGTCCTCTTGAAGACTGAGTGCCCGGCCGTCCGGAAAGGGGGACCGTCCGGGACGCGATCGGCAGCGGATCGGCAGCCTGCCGGCGCACGGGACGCGCCAGAGCCGATCGGGAGGCCGGAGGAAGAAAAATCTCCGCTCCGGGCCGAAAGTCCGGAACCGCCCGACGGGCGCGGGGTCTCTCCCCATGACCATCGAGTCATCGCCGCTGGTCACCTCTCCTTTGCTTTGGTTGTGAATCGGACTGGGCCCGTCTGCAAACGCAGGCGGGCCTTTTCTCTGTCCGGGGTGCGTGGGCGAGGCCGCCCGGGGGCGCGGAATCCTCACGATTGCCCGTGCCATGGCCGATAACCCTCGGGGCCGGAGATCCTCCGGCGCATGCTCCCGGAGGCGCCTTGGCGACCCTGCTCCTGATCGACCCGTCCGAACTCCACCGCGCCCAGCTCCGGGCGGCGGTCGAGCCGGCCGGGCTCTTCGACGAGATTCTGGAGGCGGCGGACGGGATCGCGGGGACGCGGGTCTTCCTCGACAAGCGCGTGGATGTGGTCGTGTGCCGGGGGGAGCTCGGCGGGGTCGATGCGGCCGGTCTCCTGCCGGCGTTCCTGGACGCGCCCGGCCGCGCGGCGGCCCCGATCGTCTTCCTGTCCGCGAAGGACGACCCGGAGTCGCGGGCGCGGCTGCTCGATGCCGGGGCGACCGACGTGCTGACGATGCCGGTCCACTTCGCAGAGCTGGTGGCGAGGCTGCGGATCCATCTCCGCAGGAAGCGGATGCAGGACGATCTGCGCGTGAAGGACGAGACGCTCGCGCGCCTGTCGACCGTCGACCCGCTGACGGGGCTCCGGACGCGGCGCTACGCCGACGACGTGCTCGCCACCGAGTTCCTCCGCGCGCGGCGTCACGACAATCCCCTCGCGATCCTGCTGGGCGACCTCGATCACCTCGTTCGGGTGAACGACGAAGTGGGCCATCTCGCGGGCGACGCGGCCCTTCGCGGGGTCGCCTCGGTCCTGCTCCACGACCTCCGGTGCACCGACGTCGCCGCGAGATATGGCGGGGGCGAGATCCTCGTCGTGCTCGCCCAGAACGATCTCTCCGGCGCGCGGATCCTCGCCGAGCGATGGCGAGAGTCGGTCGAGGAGTCCCGCTTCGCGGATCCCGCGGGCCAGGTCGTCGGCGTGACCCTCTCGATCGGCATCGCCGCGCTCGACGGCGAGACGGTGTCGCCCGAGGCCCTGGTGGGCGCCGCGGATGCCGCGCTCCACCGGGCGAAGGCG
Proteins encoded in this region:
- a CDS encoding diguanylate cyclase — protein: MATLLLIDPSELHRAQLRAAVEPAGLFDEILEAADGIAGTRVFLDKRVDVVVCRGELGGVDAAGLLPAFLDAPGRAAAPIVFLSAKDDPESRARLLDAGATDVLTMPVHFAELVARLRIHLRRKRMQDDLRVKDETLARLSTVDPLTGLRTRRYADDVLATEFLRARRHDNPLAILLGDLDHLVRVNDEVGHLAGDAALRGVASVLLHDLRCTDVAARYGGGEILVVLAQNDLSGARILAERWRESVEESRFADPAGQVVGVTLSIGIAALDGETVSPEALVGAADAALHRAKAQGRNRVELAGPA
- a CDS encoding SDR family oxidoreductase, whose product is MNEHPFRLEGKVALVTGAARGTGEAIARHFVAAGARVILSDVLDELGEKVAAELGEAARYRRLDVTSEAEWNATLEEIDAQEGRFDVLVNNAAILVLQPLEATSQADFERVLRVNTVGPFLGTRAALSRLRAAASETGDAAIVNVGSTDSLSGTTTTGAYTASKFGLVGLTKVTALENGMYGVRANVLCPRAGSAEMHADAFGVASPPSIASASDAPTFDAAFGPMGRRGLPDDVAPAAVFLASPEARFINGTELLIDGGKYAGEFVDVPGRFRAAPPER
- a CDS encoding acyl-CoA synthetase translates to MTVPSIHVPADARFDPTAGGASCLTAAWARHWRARPDTKVIHDPDRGWLSRGDLAAESATRAGRLAALGLQSGDRILLSAESSADLVTSYVAALRLGLVVIPTNTAYGPRELAHVIEDAGPRAAIVDDPAKRSAIAELAPDLARLDPTLEIPDGPIPELDAETPDSPALVCYTSGTTGRPKGAVLSHANCLASAEGLRLAWRWTEADRLLLALPLFHMHGLGVGLHGTLYNGSSAVLYRGFRPDEILEEIEEREATLFFGVPTMYHRLASHPEAKALARLRLCVSGSAALPAALHEEIERVSGQRVLERYGMTETLMLVSNPHDAERRAGTVGLPLPGVELRLEGEPAEIQVRGPNVFSGYWQRPDANADAFTDDGWFRTGDLGAVDDDGYVSIVGRAKELIISGGYNVYPREIEDVLRTRPEIEDVAVVGEPDPEWGERVEAYAVLTAPVELADLRAAIGDALAPFKHPRALHPVEALPRNALGKVQKHRLAKGEVLAD